DNA from Thermodesulfobacteriota bacterium:
TTCTCGTATCTTCAAAATAGCATTAAAAAACCAATCTGCTGAAGAATGATATGTCCATTTTTATCCGGCACATGTTAATCCCTTTACCACTTCTACTTTTTGTTCACTACCTCTACCCGTGCAGCTATCTGTCAAATTGTCATTTCGAATGTTCATATCGATGTCATTCCGAACGAATGTGAGGAATCTTTTGTGTTTTAAGATTTCTCCTTTCAGTCGAAATGACAGGTGGCAGAGTAGGGCTGAACAGTGTGGAAGTCGAGATAAATGCAGTTGAAGTCCAGGTGTCAGAATCCTAATTTGACATTCTTAGTATGTGCTTCTCACCTGTCATCGTTACAAACCCGTGAAGCCACTACCCTTGTCATTACCACATGTTACCCGATTAATACTTTCCGGTACGAGTTTAAATAGGAATCCCCCAATCTGTCATTCCCGCGCAAGCGGGAATCCAGTTTTTCAAAAAATGGGTCCCGATTAAGCTTGTCCCTGCACGTTATCCGATTAATACTTTCGGATACAAGCTTTAGCGGGGAACATTCGGGAATGACGGGTGAGTGAATCACCGATTGGTCCCCTGGTTTAACCGGGGGGACGGGGATGACATGGGGGGAGGAGCCCCGACTTGGTCTCCTGGTTTGACTGGGAGATAATCAATCAGAACCATTTATAGATGAGAATGCTTGAAGTAGTATTTACTCGATATCAATACATCTGCAGCTTGCAGAAAGTTTTTCATTTTTTATACAGTTCTGGTTACAATATTAAATATGTTATTTACGGTCGAAAATTAAAAACACCATGGTTATTTCTCCAAGAATAAAGAGAATATCCTGGGGTAGAATAGAGGTAGAAGGTAACGAGAAGCCATTCAAAGATGCCAAACTCTTTCCCGGAGGCTCCAGGGAATGGGATTGGAACGAAACCGGTACCCGTCATGTGCCGGGCATCCAACCCGCCGATGTAGAAGAATTGCTGGAGCACGGCGCTACTGAAGTGATACTTTCAAAAGGTGTGTACGAGCAACTCCAAGTTTGTCCGGAGACCCTGGAGATGCTCAAGCAAAGAGGTATCACCACACATGTATTGCAAACCGAAGAAGCAGTTAGGCTCTACAACGAGCTAAGGGAAAAGAAGAGAGTAGGTGGGCTATTTCATTCAACATGCTGACGCTTTAGGGGAAAGCTTGAATTATATTGACATACACATTTCCGACGGTTATTTTGTGTATGATATTTCGATACTGGAGATACCGAATGAAACGCACAAATATTGTCATCGATGAGTCATTGGTAAAAAAAGCGCTCAAGGCTACCGGACTCAAGACACGCAGAGAGTTGGTTGATTACGCCTTGCGTGAACTAATCCGTCGAGAATCCCAGAAAGACATTCTGGAATTAAAAGGAAAGGTTACATGGCAAGGTGATATCAAGGCTATGCGTAAAGGCCGAATATCCTAATGACTCTTGTAGATACTACAGTATGGATTGACCTATTCGCAGGCCGTAATACACCTCAGGTGTCTTCTTTTGAGTCATTGATAGTAAATAGAGAAGATATATGTTTATGCGGTGTTATTCTTACCGAGGTACTACAGGGAATCAGAGACGAGAAAGAATATCTAAAGACAGAATCGGTACTTTCAAACCTAATATATCTACCCATGGAACATGGTACGTTTCTTCTTGCCGCTGGCATATATAGGTCACTTCGATCAAAGGGTATCACAATTAGAAATTCCATTGACTGCATGATAGCGGCGGTTTGTATTGAAAATAAAATACCAATTCTACACAACGATAAGGATTTCGATCTGATTGCTAGAGAGTTTGATCTGGAGGTTTTAAAGGTATGATTCAACTAAATCTAATATTTCAACCTCCTATGCCCGAAATCTTGAGTGGCTTGCTCATACTGCTACTATTAGAGCTTCAAAATGTTCTTCCGGAATAGGTAAACCGTCTTCTTCAAGCGCCGAAATATATCCCTGAATCGCTTCTTTGATATTGGCGATAACTTCTTCTTTGCTTTTCCCTTGGCTTACACATCCAGGAAGGCTAGGACACTCCGCTACCCAATAGCCATCTTCACCGGGATAGATGATTGCTTGTCTCTTTGTTCAACTCATTCGGCAAGTCATTTTTAGAACTTAAATGATATCTTGGGTTATTTGTATTCCCCAACAAAAACAGAATATGAGAAAGCTTTTCGTTATTACTTTGTTTATAGTAGGGGTTTGGTTAGTCCTACGGGCTTTTCAGTCCTGGGAAGAGGCGTATTGTTCTAAATTATTTCTTGACAAGGTTTTCCGGGAGATTGTTTCTATGCTAGGTCTTGACTATTCGCCCTATGCTACTAAGGAAAAAATCATCGACGAGAGATTGCTTGGCTTAAGAAATAATATAGCTCATGGTAAATACCTTACGATAGATCTTAGGGATTACTTAGAACTGCATAGCGAAGTTATAACCATGCTGAACACTTTTAGAAATCAGATTGACAACTCAGCCAATACTCAATCTTATCTCCGAAGATGAAAGACTTAGGTAAGGAAATATTGTAAGCCCGTTTTACCAAAAGTATACAAAAGACTTCTACAACTATGACCCCGATTCCACAATCTTGCTCTTTGATAACCCTCCACACATTAGCTAAACTAAAGATTCACAATTCAATCCCAAAAGAGGAAAAGAGATGAGCAAGTATCCGAAAGGACTGGAGATGTTTATTGACTACCGGTTTATAGATGCGGTATTCCAGCGGAGGTCGAGGAGATTCGGGCTGGGGATGGAGATTGACAAAGGGCCTCTCAAGTATCAATCCAAGCATAATTCCGTCCCGCTTACCGAGCTTGAAGAGGCACTGCTGGTCTGGACTGGGCTGGGAATAAAGAGCATAAACCTTTCCGACTTTCCGCCACACGTGGGGCTCGACCTGGAGATGCAATTTACCAGTAAAACCATACCGGCACTCGGCGACGTTCATAGGACGGAGCTATTCTACACGAACGATAACGGCACGTACATGATTAAAATGCACGACAAAAAACCAGACGACTTTAAAGGCCTGGAAGGGTTGAGTCGAGAAGAAAGGGTAGAAAGAATACTGGAGCTATTCAAGGAATCGAGGATAACCCTCGAAGATAAGCGCGCACATCTGCCCAACCGTCCGCCTGGTATCGCCGCACATAATCTATGGAATGTCAATAAACCGGGCACGACCGTGTTCATGCCGGTGACAGACCTCTCCGCTTGCATCATAAACCTCTACTTTTTCTACATGAGACCGGACCACCGGTTTAACTTTGTCGACGAACTCCACGGAATGAGGCCGCCCGGAACTGCCGGATGGCTCAAAAAGGGATTAATAGACGAAGGGAAGAGGATGCCGCTCATCGAGGCGGAATTGAGATTTGCCAATGGCTATATCGCTGAGCAGGCCTTCATGGGCCAGAACATGGTGCTGGCACTACAGGCTCTTGGCCTAGGCGGTTGGCTTTTCAGCGGATTTGCCAGCATGTTCATGCTTGGTGGGACGCCCTTTTTTAGGGGACTGGGCTTTAGGTTTATAACCCCGAAGATTAAGGGTGAAACCGGAAACCCTAATCCGGTGGCGGTGGGTAAAGACGGTCTATTTGAAGCGTTTTGCCCTCCCTACTACAAAGATATGGGTGAGGCGGTGGAAGCGCTTAACGATTTAAAATGGAGCAACTGGGCATCGCATAAAATGCCCTACAAAAATCCGGAAGGGGTGATGCAGGAGATCGAAAGGCCAAGCAAAGAGGAAATCCAAATCGTGAAGGATATCTGCAACTACGTGTATGACACCTACGGTAGATTCCCCGCTTTCTCAGACCCGATGTTCTTGCGGTTCATGGTTCAGGCCCATCATCTCGACCTTGATTTTTATGACCAGTTTTACCCGGAGGGCGCTTATACGGAGAACCACAAAAATCACTTCAAGCTCTGGCACCCGGAAATCCCCGACCCGTTTGAGAAATAAAAGAATTTTCAACCACTAAGGCACCGCGGCACAAAGGAAGAATATGCATCGTAAAAAAGTGGTTTCAAGAAAAAGTTCAGGAATCAGAATACAGGAGTTAAAATGGTTTTTTTTCTGACTCCTAACTTCTCTATTCTATATTTCAACTTCGTGTCTTAGTGTTGTCTGGACAAAGCTCGACACAGGTTTTGTGGTTAAATGTTTTCAAATGAAAAAGGTTTATATAACGGCCAATCTTCCCGGAAAATCAGTGGAGGATTTGAAGAGAGATTACAAAGTGGAGGTATTTTCGGAGGAACGCTCGCCGACTGAGGAGGAGATACTCCGGGGCGCAAGGGATGCTCACGCCTTGGTGGCTATGGTTACAGATAGAATTGATAGCACCGTTATCGACTCATGTCCAAGTCTCTTAGTTATTTCCAATTGCGGTGTTGGATACGAGAACATAGACGTAGACCATGCTACCAAAAGAGGGATCTTGGTGACAAATACGCCTGGGGTTCTCACCGAAACTACTGCAGACTTGGCTTGGGCGTTGATTTTCTCCGTTGCCCGAAGAATTATATCCGGAGATTCGTTTGTGCGGGAAGGTCGGTTTGTAGGCTGGAGGCCAACCCTTTTTTTGGGCGTTGATGTTCATGGAAAAACCCTGGGCATCTACGGCATGGGACGTATCGGCACGGCTATAGCCAGGAGGGCTAAGGGTTTTGACATGCGAGTTATTTACCACAATAGGAAGAGAAACGAAGAATCGGAAAAAGAAAGCGGAGCTATTTACGTTGATTTTCCTACTCTTTTGAGAGAGTCCGATTTTGTGGCCATTGCTGCACCCCTGAACGAAGGTAGCAGAGGTCGTTTTGGGCTCGATGAATTTAGACAAATGAAAAGAACTGCCGTACTGGTGAATGTAGGGCGGGGTCAGATCGTGAAGGAAAAGGAGCTGGCATTGGCCCTTGAGGAGAGAATCATCTGGGGGGCAGGACTCGATGTCTACGAGAGAGAGCCGGCTGTGGAAGAGAAACTTTTGAAACTGCGAAATGTGGTCCTTCTTCCTCATCTGGGGAGTGCTTCCCTTGAAACAAGGGAAAGGATGGCCAGCATGGCTGTAGAAAATGTGGTTCAAGCGCTGAGTGGTGAAGCCCCTCGAAATCTGGTTAACCCCGAGGTTCTTGATACGAGGTAGGGGCAACTCGGCGAGTCGCCTCTACAATTTATTTATCCGGTTGATGAGAGGCTGGGAAGGGGATTCTTGCCGCCGGTCAGCTTTTGCATTGTCTTGAAGACATCGCTTTCCTGAAACTCGGAGGGATTTATGGGGTCTGTGTATTCGTCCTCGAATTGTCGGTCATAAGAAATTATAAAAGCCTTTGCCTTGGCTATCTGGGTCCTCATAGGTTCCTGGTCCAGCTTTCCCAGCACTAGCTCGACGAACTGTTTTCCCTTTTCATCTCCGTAGAGTCTTATAGCCTCTTCCATTATTTTCTGATGTACGTCCGGTTCTACCTTTTTCAGCTCCTCTACGTTCTGCTCTATGGGTTCATATATGGAAATTAGCTTTTTGCACAGCTCCCTTATGGTTTTCATGTTTTCGTGGATCACATCTATTTTCTCCATCACATCGGGGAGGTCCTTCTCGTCGACATCGGAAAGGTCAAAACCTTTGTAGTTGCTGGGGTTATCATAGTCGAAATCATCCCTGGCCATTGTGCGTCCTCCTTATGGAGAATTCACTATACCGTACATTCTAATCATGATGAAAAACATTTCAACTGGTTTTGATTCGACCTTGAAATTATATAGGATCCTGGAAAACATGGTTTTTGGGCGAGGCTGAAGCTAAAAATTATTCCGGACACGTCTGGAATCTCCATTTGGTGGAAATAGGAAGGCTAATATTAAGATAATTAAAATAGACCAGGCCCTGTAGGTCCTTACGACAAAGTTATTGGATGGCTTTTCTCATAGCCTCTACCGGGGCGTCTATTCCCGTCCATATCTTGAAGCTTTCTACTCCTTGATATAAAAGCATACTGAGTCCTCCGGAGACCTTGTGACCAAGCTCCTTTGCTCTTTTGATAAGCTCGGTCTGGCGAGGCTTATAAACTAAGTCATATACCTTCGAGTCTTTGGGCAGGAACTCGAGGGGTATATCGAATAGACTGCTACCCTCCATTCCGGCAGAAGTGGCGTTAACCAGGAGGTTAGTGCTACCCAGACAGCTTTCGACCATCTGCTTATCCTCGGGGGAAATAGCCTCGATCATCGTGTCTTTGAAGTGCTTTTTGAACTCGGATACCAGTTTTTTTGCTTTGTCGAAGGTCCGGTTTATCAGGTAAACATGGGATGCGTCATTCATGCATAGCGCCGAAAGCACAGCTCGCCCCGCTCCCCCGGCTCCCAATACAGTCACACTCAAACCCTTTGGATGAAGCCCTAGATCCTCCTTTATCGCCCTAAGAAATCCTCCCACATCTGTGTTATACCCTTTCAGCTTTCCGTTATCGTTCTTCACTGTATTGACGGCGCCGGTAAGTGCCACCTCGGGAGAGATTTGATCTAGGAAAAAGGTCATGCTTTCCTTGTGGGGAATGGTGATGTTCACCCCGGCGATTCCCAGGGACTTGATTGCGCGAGCGGCAGACTCAAGGTCCTTAGGCTGTATATCGAAAGCAACGTATACGCAGTCTAGATCAAGCGCCTGGAAAGCACAGTTGTGCATTATCGGGGAAAGGCTATGGTTTACCGGATGACCAAAGATACCATAGACCTTGGTAGTTGCTTTTATGCTCAAATATCGTCCCCCTTAGCCTCGAAGTATACCACTAACATTCGAGAAAAGTCTAAGTTTACAGTATCTGAAGCAGGGCTAAAAGATTCGCTGCCTTTCGTATCAGCCCGCAAGGCGGCCTAATTCCAAACCTCAGCGGGCTATAGACCGACCGTGCTCTTTTTATCAAAAATCTCTTTCGCCTTCTCCACGTCCTTTCTAATCTCTGCAACCAGAGCATCGACGCTTTCGAACCGTCTTTCGTCTCTCAATCTTTCTAAGAACTCCAGTCTCATGGTTTTTCCGTAAACGTCGCCACTGAAATCAAGTAGGTGAGTTTCTATGAGTAGCTGGTTAGCATCGAAGGTGGGGCGGATACCGACGTTGGTTATGCTCTTGAAGATTTTCTCGTCAATGTACGCCCAGGTAACGTAAACTCCTCTTTTAGGAAGAAGCTCCCAGTCGGTATCTAGGTTGGCGGTGGGGAAGCCGAGCACCCTTCCCCTCTTTTCTCCCTCTTTTATTCTGCCCTCGATAAAGAAATTTCTGCCAAGGAATCTTCCCGCTTTTTCCACCTTTCCGTTTTCGATCAAATCCCTAATAACGGTGCTGCTGACCGGTTCGTTGTCCAGGGAAACGGGTTCCACTATTTTGGTCTCGAAGCCATGGGTCCTGCCCAGCGATTCCAGCAAATCGATGTTGCCTTCTCTTTTCCTGCCGAAAAAAAAGTCCGGACCCACGAATATAGTCCTAACACGCAACTTTCTTACTAGGGTGTCTCTCACAAAATCCTTGGCGGATATTTGGGCAAACTCTTTGGTGAAATTAAAGCATACGGTTATGTCTACTCCTTCTTTCTCCAGGAGTTTCAGTCTTTCTCTCAGGGGGACTATGAGCGGCATGGCTGTTCCGCGGAGCACCTTCTGGGGATGAGGGTGAAAAGTGACAACACAGGAATGAAGACCCTTTTCCCGGGCCTCATTTTTCAGGAGCCCGATGATTTTCTTATGTCCTACGTGAACCCCATCGAAGATTCCGATGGTTACGGATGTAGGAAATTCAAGCGGTTCTTCGGGGTTGAAAATTATCTTCATATCCTGAGTTTCTTGAATCCTTCGATTGCTTTCTCCTCTCCGAGTACGAAGAGTACATCACCGGCCATGATTTTATCCTCCGGACGCGGGACTATGGAAACCTCTTTTCCTTCCGCGGTTTTTCTGTTTATCCAGACCACGGTTATGCCATACTTTGACCTTATGTGGGCTTCTTGGAGGGTCTTATCACATAGTTCCTTTGGGGCTTTCATTTCCACTAAGGCGTAGCCCTCGTGGAGGTTTATCTGTTCAAAAACATGTGGGGTACTCAATTTGTCTGCCAGTCTCAGGGCTGCTTCCCTTTCTGGGAATATAACTTCTGTTGCCCCAATTTTTTCGACTATTCTAGCGTGGTCCTGAGAAATTGCTTTGACGATTATTCTTGTTATTCCGATGTCGCGTATATGTAAGGTAGCCAGCACGCTTGCATCTATCCTGCTTTCTCCCAGGCTTATTACCGCTGCATCAATCGACCCCAGGCCGATTTGGTCCAGTGCCTCTCTTTCAGAAACATCTGCTACTACCGCTTCGGAAACATAATCCTTGGCCTCAGCAACCCTTTTTTCATCGATGTCGATGGCAATAACTTCCTGGCCTTTTTCAAAAAGTCTTCTTGCCAAATAAGACCCGAAATTGCCCAGCCCGCAAACTAGAAATCTGGCTCTCTTCATCCAACCATGACTCTTTCTTCTGCGTATTTAAAACGAACTGGCTTTTCTCCTCCGACTGCCAGGGCGATGGCAAGTGGTCCCACCCTTCCGATAAGCATAGTGAAGATTACCACAATTTTACCAAAAGTTGAGAGCTTTGCGGTAAGCCCGAGGGAGAGCCCCACTGTTCCAAAAGCAGATACGATTTCAAAAAGCGCATCCATATAGATACCGGGCATTTTAGTATAGGAGATTGCCCAACTTTCTGATGCAGTCAGCACTACTGACATGAAAATTATCACCAGTGAACTTGCCGTGACCACGGCAATACCCTTGGATACAAGGTCTCGGGGTATTGTTCTATTAGAAAGAAAAACCTCTTCTCTTCCCAAGGAGCGGTCTTTGATGAAAGCGAGCAGCACGGCGAGGGTTGAAGTTTTTATACCGCCGCCGCATGAGCCCGGAGATGCACCGATAAACATTAAAATAATCATGATGAAAAGCGTAGAGCTTGAGAATAGGGTGAGGTCTATGGTGTTAAATCCGGTCGTCCTGGCAGTAGCAGATTGAAAAATAGAAATGAGAATTTTCTCTTTTAGCGGCATTTCTTTCAAAGCTCCATTCCATTCAAGCCCCAGGATGGCTACCCCGCCGCCCACTAGGAGAACTACGCTTAGTAAAAGTACGATCCGGGAATGAAGGGAGATTTGCGGAATTTTTTTCAAAAAGTAGAGTCTCAAGTCGCGGACAACCAAAAAACCTATACCGCCGGTCACTAGGACGAAGATCAGAACCAGGTTTACTCCGGTATGATTCTTATATCCGATGAAGCTATCCGGGTAAAAGGAGAAGCCAGCATTGCAGAAAGCAGCCACCGAATGGAAAAGAGCGGTAAAAAAACCACCTTCCGGAATAAACATGAAAAGAAAGAGCGCTCCTACAAGTTCGACCAGTAATGTAAATAGAACAATCTCGAATAACAGTGTTCTGAAGTTGGTCACCCCGAAATGGGCGAAGGAGTCACGTATCACTGCTCTATTCTTCAAGCTCAGTCTGCCGGTGAGTACGGAAGTAAAAACGGCGCCGTAGGTAGCAATACCCAGCCCTCCTACCTGAATCAGTAGAAGAATCACTATCTTCCCAAAATCGGTAAATTTAGTGCCGGTGTCTACCACAATTAGTCCAGTAACACACACTGCAGACGTGGCCGTAAAAAGGGCATCGACGAAGGATATTCCGCCATGGGTGGCGATAGGGAGTTTGAGTAGAACTCCCCCGATGACACATGCGGCGGCGAATGTTAGGACGACAAGCTGTGTGGGATTAAGTTCTTTAAGCCGGTCTTTCTGTTCGGGCATCTAATAAATTGGGGGATATTATACCATTTTCAGTCGTTCAAATGCTTTGGTTTAATGCGGGAAGGTTTATTTAATAATCTTGGATTAGCGGAAATAGATTGTGCTTTCGGAAATTGGGCTTAACGTTGGCGTTACTTTCTCCAGAACGCCGGGGCAAAAAGAACCAGGATGGTGAATAGTTCAAGCCTTCCCAGAAGCATAAGCAGCGAGAGGACGATTTTGGACAAGGAGGTTAGGCCGGCGTAGTTGAGAGTGGGGCCTACTTGCTCCAGCCCTGGTCCTACGTTCCCAATGGTTGCCGCACAGGCCGAAATTGCGGTAACTATAGAGGCCCCTTCAGCCATGATAAGCAAGGTTCCGATTAGAAAGACCACCAAGTAAAGCAAAAAGAATCCGGTTGCACTGGATACCGCTTCTTCGCTGACTGCTTTTTTCCCTAGCCTTATCGGTAGGACCGCCTTTGGATAAATCAACTTGTGAATTTCTCTGTAGCATTTTTTCAAAAGAATCATGATGCGTATGTTTTTGATAGCACCGGAGGTCGACCCGGCACAACCTCCCAGAAACATCAGTATCAGAAGAAGCCATTTGGAGAAGGAAGGCCACAGGTCAAAATTATCCGTGGCAAAGCCGGTGGTGGTTCCTATCGATACTACTTGGAACGAAGCGGCTCTCAGAGCATCGAGAAAGTCCGGATTCATTCTCATCCATAGCTCTAACGTCACGAGGATAATTGCGCCGATGGTTAAAAACAGATAGAACCCAAATTCGGGGTCCCGGATAAGCTTCTTGTAGTCTCCTCTCAAGAGTCCGTAATGAAGGACGAAATTCATCCCGGCGATAAACATAAAAAAAATGACCACAATCTCGATGTAGGGGTTTCCAAAGGCACCGATGCTCAGGTTCTTAGTCGAGTATCCGCCCGTAGACATGGTGGAGAAGGTGTGGACGATGGAATCGTAGACCGACATCCCGGCCAAGAAAAGCAACAAAGCCTGGATGGCCGAAAACAGCAGATACACAACCCACAGTTTTTTTGCCGTCTCCGTAATCCGCGGCGTCAGCTTTTCGGTAGTAGGACCGGGAACCTCCAGGGACATAAGCTGCATCCCGCCCACCGCTAACCGGGGAAGAATGGCGATTCCCAGGATTATGATGCCCATTCCGCCAAGCCATTGGGTGAGGTTTCGCCAGAACAAGATTCCGTGCGGGAATAATTCGATGTCCCTCATGACACTAGCTCCGGTGGTAGTGAATCCGGATACCGATTCAAAAAAGGCGTCAACCGGATTTTCGAAAACGCCGTAGACAACATAAGGAATAGCCCCAAAAATGCTGGCGGACAACCAGCACAGGCTGGCGATGAGAAAGGCCTCCCTTCTCTCCAGTTCCTCGAAATCCTCGGATGTTTTAGTCAGAATCTCCAAGGTCAGTCCAAATACGGAGGTTATAATGGCAGAAATCAGAAAGGTCTCTAGGTCGTCCTCCCCGTAGATGAGGGAACAAACCGCCGGGACCAGCATAAGCAGTCCCAAAAATTTTAGAAAGTGGCCTATGGGATTGAGGGAAAGTTTTATGTTCACTAGCCGAGAATCTTCTCTACGTTTTTTACTGCCTCGGGAAGAGAGAAAACAATTAGCCTGTCCCCTAGAAGCGGTTTGTAGTCTCCCCGGGGTATGATTACTTCGCTCCCACGAGAGACAATTCCGACTATGGCCCCATGTGGAAATCCTGCTTTTTGAAGCGGACAGTCGAGGATTTTTGTATTCTTGGTTACTTCAAATTCCAGCACTTCTGCTTTTCCTTCTTCGACTAGAGCTACGTGAGTAACCCCCCCGATTCTTAGATGGCTCAAAATTTCGTTAGCGGTGGCAAGCCTCACGCTCACCGCCCTGTCCACGCCGATCGCCTCGATTACCTCTATGTACTCGGGCTTGGTGTAGAGAACAGTAGCCTTCTTAGCCCCCAGATTCTTGGCCAGGAGTGCGCTGAATACATTATCCTCGTCATCACCGGTGAGGGCGATGAAGTAATCGGCGGAAGCGACGCCGGCTTCTTTGAGCGTTTCGCTGTCTGTGGCATCGCCATTGAATACTAACACGCTCGGTAGATCTTCGGCGATTCTCCTGGCCTGGTTAGGGTCATTCTCGATTAACCTCACGGAAATCTCATGCTCACAAAGGTTCATCGCCACTTTACTACCGATTTTTCCACCGCCTACTATGACCACCGATTCTACTTTTTCCTCTCTCACTCCAAGAAGTTCCTTGAGTCTTTGAAGGACCGACGGGACTCCAAAGGCAAAAACGTAGTCTCCTGCCTTTAACCTGGTTTCCCCGGTGGGTATGGTAATCTTTCCGTTTCTGGATACTGCCACGAATATCCAGGATTTAGCCGGGCCCAGCTCGGCTAGCTTCTTTCCGATTATCGGGGCGGATTCTTCTATCTTTAGCTTCAGCATCTGAATCTTGCCCATGGCAAACGTTTCCGTCTTCCAGGCGAAAGGTGCACTGATGAGGCCGGTAATTTTCTCGGCAACTATAGACCCGGTATTGACGATTAGTATCTCCGGCCTTTTGAGAAGAGCCGGATACTCCAGGTATCTGGGGTCGTCAATCCGGGCAATGACCCTTTGGATCCCGTGAGAGTGGGAAAAAAGGGCGGAAAGGATATTGGTTCGGTCATCTCCGGAGACGCAAATTACTATATCAGCCTTCTCTATCTCCGCTTCTTTCAAGACGGCCGGGTTGTCTCCGTCGCCCTGAATGGTAAGAACGTCGAGTGTTTCTTTAATCCGCTCGACCGTGTCCCTCTCTTTCTCGATGACCACGATGTCGTGTTCCTGAGAGAGACTTTTTGCCAGAAAGGACCCGATTTGACCGGCTCCTATGATTACAATGCGCATTCAAGAATTCCTGTATTAAATAATGGGTATGGTGTTATGGAGTAGTAAGTTTAACAACTCTATCCCACTTTACAAAATGCTTTCTTTGCCTGGAATGGTTTGAATTCGTTCTATATGGGGCAATAAAAGATCGCCCTCGCTTTCTAGCTCCTAGCCTTGGCGGCGGCCCTAAGCTGAATGAGCTTCAAAACCCCTAGAATTATTATTCCAACTGAAATTAGCTGAGCCTGAGAAAGTCCGGGAATAAAGCTGGGACTGGTATTTCGGATGAATTCTATGAGAAATCTTTCAATTCCCAGTAAGATAAACATGACTGAGGAGAGCCAGCCATTAGGTCTCTCTTTCTTACGAATCTTCCAGATAAAGAGGAATAAACCAATCATTAGGAGGGTGTCATATACCTGGGTGGGATGAACCCTTTCCATGGTTGGGGGCGCACCATGGGGAAAAGCCATAGCCCAGGGCAGGTCTGACGGGGTTCCGTAATCGTCGCCCACCAGAAAGCAGCCGACCCTGCCGACAGCG
Protein-coding regions in this window:
- a CDS encoding Mth938-like domain-containing protein, encoding MVISPRIKRISWGRIEVEGNEKPFKDAKLFPGGSREWDWNETGTRHVPGIQPADVEELLEHGATEVILSKGVYEQLQVCPETLEMLKQRGITTHVLQTEEAVRLYNELREKKRVGGLFHSTC
- a CDS encoding D-glycerate dehydrogenase; this encodes MKKVYITANLPGKSVEDLKRDYKVEVFSEERSPTEEEILRGARDAHALVAMVTDRIDSTVIDSCPSLLVISNCGVGYENIDVDHATKRGILVTNTPGVLTETTADLAWALIFSVARRIISGDSFVREGRFVGWRPTLFLGVDVHGKTLGIYGMGRIGTAIARRAKGFDMRVIYHNRKRNEESEKESGAIYVDFPTLLRESDFVAIAAPLNEGSRGRFGLDEFRQMKRTAVLVNVGRGQIVKEKELALALEERIIWGAGLDVYEREPAVEEKLLKLRNVVLLPHLGSASLETRERMASMAVENVVQALSGEAPRNLVNPEVLDTR
- a CDS encoding type II toxin-antitoxin system HicB family antitoxin, with product MYPGEDGYWVAECPSLPGCVSQGKSKEEVIANIKEAIQGYISALEEDGLPIPEEHFEALIVAV
- a CDS encoding potassium transporter TrkG; protein product: MPEQKDRLKELNPTQLVVLTFAAACVIGGVLLKLPIATHGGISFVDALFTATSAVCVTGLIVVDTGTKFTDFGKIVILLLIQVGGLGIATYGAVFTSVLTGRLSLKNRAVIRDSFAHFGVTNFRTLLFEIVLFTLLVELVGALFLFMFIPEGGFFTALFHSVAAFCNAGFSFYPDSFIGYKNHTGVNLVLIFVLVTGGIGFLVVRDLRLYFLKKIPQISLHSRIVLLLSVVLLVGGGVAILGLEWNGALKEMPLKEKILISIFQSATARTTGFNTIDLTLFSSSTLFIMIILMFIGASPGSCGGGIKTSTLAVLLAFIKDRSLGREEVFLSNRTIPRDLVSKGIAVVTASSLVIIFMSVVLTASESWAISYTKMPGIYMDALFEIVSAFGTVGLSLGLTAKLSTFGKIVVIFTMLIGRVGPLAIALAVGGEKPVRFKYAEERVMVG
- a CDS encoding MAE_28990/MAE_18760 family HEPN-like nuclease: MRKLFVITLFIVGVWLVLRAFQSWEEAYCSKLFLDKVFREIVSMLGLDYSPYATKEKIIDERLLGLRNNIAHGKYLTIDLRDYLELHSEVITMLNTFRNQIDNSANTQSYLRR
- a CDS encoding TrkA family potassium uptake protein, which produces MKRARFLVCGLGNFGSYLARRLFEKGQEVIAIDIDEKRVAEAKDYVSEAVVADVSEREALDQIGLGSIDAAVISLGESRIDASVLATLHIRDIGITRIIVKAISQDHARIVEKIGATEVIFPEREAALRLADKLSTPHVFEQINLHEGYALVEMKAPKELCDKTLQEAHIRSKYGITVVWINRKTAEGKEVSIVPRPEDKIMAGDVLFVLGEEKAIEGFKKLRI
- a CDS encoding bifunctional riboflavin kinase/FAD synthetase, with translation MKIIFNPEEPLEFPTSVTIGIFDGVHVGHKKIIGLLKNEAREKGLHSCVVTFHPHPQKVLRGTAMPLIVPLRERLKLLEKEGVDITVCFNFTKEFAQISAKDFVRDTLVRKLRVRTIFVGPDFFFGRKREGNIDLLESLGRTHGFETKIVEPVSLDNEPVSSTVIRDLIENGKVEKAGRFLGRNFFIEGRIKEGEKRGRVLGFPTANLDTDWELLPKRGVYVTWAYIDEKIFKSITNVGIRPTFDANQLLIETHLLDFSGDVYGKTMRLEFLERLRDERRFESVDALVAEIRKDVEKAKEIFDKKSTVGL
- a CDS encoding shikimate dehydrogenase, whose amino-acid sequence is MSIKATTKVYGIFGHPVNHSLSPIMHNCAFQALDLDCVYVAFDIQPKDLESAARAIKSLGIAGVNITIPHKESMTFFLDQISPEVALTGAVNTVKNDNGKLKGYNTDVGGFLRAIKEDLGLHPKGLSVTVLGAGGAGRAVLSALCMNDASHVYLINRTFDKAKKLVSEFKKHFKDTMIEAISPEDKQMVESCLGSTNLLVNATSAGMEGSSLFDIPLEFLPKDSKVYDLVYKPRQTELIKRAKELGHKVSGGLSMLLYQGVESFKIWTGIDAPVEAMRKAIQ
- a CDS encoding PIN domain nuclease translates to MTLVDTTVWIDLFAGRNTPQVSSFESLIVNREDICLCGVILTEVLQGIRDEKEYLKTESVLSNLIYLPMEHGTFLLAAGIYRSLRSKGITIRNSIDCMIAAVCIENKIPILHNDKDFDLIAREFDLEVLKV
- a CDS encoding type II toxin-antitoxin system VapB family antitoxin, with the protein product MKRTNIVIDESLVKKALKATGLKTRRELVDYALRELIRRESQKDILELKGKVTWQGDIKAMRKGRIS